The region TTTGACGCAGGGGAAGTCGGCGTGGTGAATAAAACGCTGGGGCTGTTTGCCACAATCGTCGGCGCGCTGTACGGCGGCGTATTAATGCAGCGCCTGACGCTGTTCCGCGCTCTGCTGATCTTCGGCATCCTTCAGGGCGCATCGAATGCCGGTTACTGGCTGCTGTCGATTACCGACAAGCACATGATCAGCATGGCGACGGCGGTATTCTTTGAAAACCTGTGTGGCGGTATGGGCACCGCAGCATTTGTTGCCCTGCTGATGACGCTGTGCAATAAGTCATTTTCCGCCACCCAGTTTGCGCTGCTCTCTGCTCTTTCCGCCGTCGGGCGCGTATACGTTGGCCCTGTCGCAGGCTGGTTTGTTGAGGCCCACGGCTGGCCGACATTTTATCTCTTCTCGGTGGTTGCGGCCGTGCCGGGGATTTTATTGCTGCTGGTCTGTCGCCAGACGCTGGAATATACCCAGCGAACGGAACACTTCATGCCGCGCACGGAATATCAGGCCGCCTATCGGTTTTCCCTGCGCCTGCTGATGGCAGGGTGTCTTGCTCTGGTAGTGTGGCTCGCGGTACTCATCATGAATGCGACCACCACCTTGTCGCTTCCTTTTGAAACGCTGCTGCTTGATGCAGGCGTGTTTCTCGCCGTGGTCGGGATCCTGACCGGTGGGATGCTGGATTTCATGTCATTGCGAAAAACGCAGATGACATGAAGTAAAAAACGAAAGGTTATTTCCCGTTGTAATAACGACCCGAAATTATAACGGCGAAATAACCGCCATCGGCAAAAAAAAATATTTGTTGTTTTGTGCGGCATAGCATTCGGAAATTATTGGAGCTTATTTCGCTACGCTATTTTTCATTAAACGATTCAGCATTCGAAAGATTGAATTTTCGTTTTTTAGTTGTCTTTTTATTGATAATTAATTGTTAATTATTTGTGTATTTTCTGCAATGGTTATACCAATTGTCCCTTTTGCGGTATGCTGGGGCACCCTTTCGTTATAACGCCCACTCCGTGCGGCTTCCGTCTGGAAACGCGACATAATTTGCAACACTTGTGACATGTGCGGCAGAACCCGGTAACACCTTCCTGACACAGGGCTAATGATGTTTACAGTAATGTAACCTTCCCGTAAAATGCCCCCACACTTTAAACGCCACCAGACTCCCGTGGAATTGAGGTCGTTAAATGAGACTCAGGAAATACAATAAAAGTTTGGGATGGTTGTCATTATTCGCAGGCACTGTATTACTCAGTGGCTGCGATTCTGCACTACTAGACCCCAAAGGACAGATTGGACTGGAACAACGTTCATTGATACTGACGGCTTTTGGCCTGATGTTGATTGTGGTTATTCCTGCCATCTTGATGGCTGTTGGTTTCGCCTGGAAGTATCGTGCGAGCAATAAAGATGCGAAGTATAGCCCTAACTGGTCACACTCCAATAAAGTGGAAGCTGTGGTCTGGACGGTACCTATTCTGATCATCCTGTTCCTTGCCGTACTGACCTGGAAAACCACTCACGCACTTGAGCCAAGCAAACCGCTGGTTCACGATGAAAAACCGATTACCATTGAAGTGGTCTCCATGGACTGGAAATGGTTCTTCATCTATCCAGAACAGGGCATTGCTACCGTGAATGAAATCGCCTTCCCGGCGAACACTCCGGTTCAGTTCAAAGTGACCTCCAACTCCGTAATGAACTCCTTCTTCATCCCACGTCTGGGCAGCCAGATTTACGCGATGGCCGGTATGCAGACTAACCTGCACCTGATCGCGAATGAAGCAGGCACCTACGACGGTATCTCCGCCAGCTATAGTGGCCCGGGCTTCTCGGGTATGAAGTTCAAAGCTATCGCTACGCCAGACCGCGCGACTTTCGACCAGTGGGTTGCAAAAGCGAAGCAGTCTCCAAACACCATGTCTGACATGGCGGCGTTCGAAAAAGTGGCTGCACCTAGCGAATATAACAAGGTGGAGTACTTCTCTAACGTGAAACCGAATCTGTTCAAAGATGTTATTGGCAAATTTATGGATCACGGCATGAGCATGGACATGACCCAGCCTGAAGGCGAGCACAACACGCACCAGGGTATGGAAGGCATGGACATGAGCCACGCGGAAACCGCTCACTAAGGGGCCGAGGAAGAAAATGTTCGGAAAATTGACATTGGATGCGGTGCCGTACCATGAACCCATTATCATGGTTACGATTGCTGCAATTATCATTGGTGGCGCGGCCTTAGTTGGCCTCATCACTTACTTCGGTAAGTGGAGCTACCTGTGGAACGAGTGGCTGACTTCGGTTGACCACAAAAAACTCGGCATCATGTACTGCATCGTCGGTATCGTCATGTTAATTCGTGGCTTTGCGGATGCGATCATGATGCGTAGCCAGCAGGCGCTCGCTTCTGCGGGTGAAGCAGGCTTCCTGCCACCGCACCACTACGATCAGATCTTTACCGCCCACGGCGTTATCATGATCTTCTTCGTGGCGATGCCGCTGGTTATCGGTCTGATGAACGTAGTCGTTCCGCTGCAAATCGGCGCGCGCGACGTGGCGTTCCCGTTCCTGAACAACCTGAGCTTCTGGTTCACCGTTGTCGGCGTTATCCTGGTTAACCTGTCACTGGGTGTGGGTGAATTTGCCCAGACCGGCTGGCTGGCCTACCCGCCGCTGTCGGGAATTGAGTACAGCCCGGGCGTAGGTGTTGATTACTGGATTTGGGCGCTTCAGCTCTCCGGTGTCGGTACCACCCTGACCGGTATCAACTTCTTCGTGACCATCCTGAAGATGCGTGCTCCTGGTATGACGATGTTCAAGATGCCGGTATTTACCTGGGCATCTCTGTGCGCCAACGTACTGATTATCGCGTCGTTCCCAATTCTGACCGTCACCATCGCGCTGCTGACCCTGGATCGCTATCTGGGTACCCATTTCTTCACGAATGATATGGGTGGCAACATGATGATGTACATCAACCTGATTTGGGCCTGGGGTCACCCGGAAGTGTACATCCTGGTTCTGCCGGTGTTCGGTGTGTTCTCCGAAATCGCGGCAACCTTCTCGCGTAAACGTCTGTTTGGTTACACCTCTCTGGTGTGGGCAACCGTGTGTATTACCGTTCTGTCGTTCATCGTCTGGCTGCACCACTTCTTCACCATGGGTGCGGGCGCGAACGTAAACGCCTTCTTCGGTATTACCACCATGATTATCGCGATCCCGACCGGGGTTAAGATCTTCAACTGGCTGTTCACCATGTACCAGGGCCGTATCCAGTTCCACTCCGCCATGCTGTGGACTATCGGCTTCATCGTGACCTTCTCCGTAGGTGGGATGACCGGCGTACTGCTGGCGGTACCGGGTGCTGACTTTGTTCTGCACAACAGTCTGTTCCTGATTGCGCACTTCCATAACGTGATCATCGGCGGCGTCGTCTTCGGCTGCTTCGCTGGCGTGACCTACTGGTGGCCAAAAGCGTTCGGCTTCACCCTGAACGAAAAATGGGGTAAACGCGCGTTCTGGTTCTGGATCATCGGCTTCTTCGTGGCGTTTATGCCGCTGTACGTGCTGGGCTTCATGGGGATGACCCGTCGTCTGAGCCAGCAGATCGATCCGCAGTTCCACCCAATGCTGATGATTGCAGCGGGCGGCGCAGCGCTGATTGCCTGCGGTATTCTGTGCCAGCTGATTCAGTACTACGTGTCTATCCGTGACCGTAACCTGAACCGTGACCTGACCGGTGACCCGTGGGGTGGCCGTACGCTGGAGTGGTCTACCTCTTCTCCACCTCCGTTCTATAACTTTGCCGTCGTGCCGCACATTCATGAGCGTGATGCGTTCTGGGAAATGAAAGAAAAAGGTGAAGCGTACAAGCAACCTGAACATTACGAAGAGATCCATATGCCGAAAAACAGCGGTGCGGGCATCGTGATTGCCGCCTTCGCAACGGTATTTGGTTTCGCAATGATCTGGCACATCTGGTGGATGGCGATTGTTGGCTTCGCTGGCATCGTAATCAGCTGGATTGTGAAGAGCTTTGACGAGGACGTGGACTACTACGTACCAGTCCGTGAAGTTGAAAAGCTGGAAAACCAGCATTTTGACGAGATTTCTAAAGCGGGGCTGAAAAATGGCAACTGATACTCTGGCGCACTCGACTGCCCACGCGCATGAACATGCGCACCATGATACAGGACCGACGAAAGTCTTCGGTTTCTGGATCTACCTGATGAGCGACTGCATCCTGTTCTGCTGTCTGTTCGCAACCTATGCCGTTCTGGTGAACGGCACAGCGGGCGGCCCGACCGGTAAGGACATTTTTGAACTGCCGTTCGTTCTGGTTGAAACCGCACTGCTGTTATTCAGCTCCATCACCTACGGCATGGCGGCTATCGCCATGTACAAAAACAACAAGAGCCAGGTTGTCTCCTGGCTGGCGTTGACCTGGCTGTTTGGTGCTGGCTTTATCGGGATGGAAATCTATGAATTCCATCACCTGATCATGGAAGGCTTCGGCCCGGATCGTAGCGGCTTCCTGTCAGCGTTCTTCGCGCTGGTAGGTACCCACGGTCTGCACGTGACCTCGGGTCTGATCTGGATGGCAGTGCTGATGTTCCAGATCTCCCGTCGCGGCCTGACCAGTACTAACCGTACCCGTATCATGTGCCTGAGCCTGTTCTGGCACTTCCTGGACGTGGTATGGATCTGTGTGTTCTCTGTTGTCTATCTGATGGGGGCGATGTAATGAGTCATTCTAACGATCATGGCGCTTCCCACGGCAGCGTAAAAACCTATATGACAGGTTTCATCCTGTCGATCATTCTGACGGTGATCCCGTTCTGGATGGTGATGAACGGTTCTGCATCCAAGCCGGTTATCCTGGGCGCAATCCTGGTGACCGCGGTGATTCAGATTCTGGTGCATCTGGTTTGCTTCCTGCACATGAACACCAAGTCCGATGAAGGCTGGAACATGACGGCCTTTATCTTTACCGTGATTATCATCGCTATCCTGGTAGTCGGTTCCATCTGGATTATGTGGAACCTTAACTACAACATGATGGTTCACTAAGAGCGGCGAGTATGTTTAAGCAATACCTGCAAGTCACGAAACCAGGCATCATCTTTGGCAACCTGATCTCCGTAATCGGAGGGTTCCTGCTGGCCTCTAAAGGCAGCATTGATTACGCCCTCTTTATTTACACGCTGGTCGGTGTGTCACTGGTGGTTGCGTCCGGTTGTGTATTTAACAACTACATCGACATGGATATCGACAAGAAGATGGAAAGGACCAAAAATCGGGTGCTGGTTAAAGGCCTGATTGCCCCTTCCGTCTCGCTGGTGTACGCCACCTTGCTGGGTATTGCTGGCTTTATGCTGCTGTGGTTTGGTGCTAACCCGTTGGCCTGCTGGCTGGGGGTGATGGGGTTCGTGGTGTATGTGGGCGTCTACAGCCTGTATATGAAACGTCACTCCGTCTACGGCACGCTGATTGGTTCTCTCTCCGGCGCTGCGCCGCCGGTGATTGGCTACTGCGCCGTCACGAACGAGTTCGACAGCGGTGCGCTCATCCTGCTGGCTATCTTTAGCCTGTGGCAGATGCCGCACTCCTACGCCATCGCGATTTTCCGCTTTAAGGATTATCAGGCGGCGAACATTCCGGTTCTGCCGGTCGTGAAAGGCATTTCAGTTGCCAAAAACCACATCACGCTGTACATCATCGCTTTTGCTGTGGCAACGCTGATGCTCTCTCTGGGCGGTTACGCCGGATATAAATATCTGGTGGTAGCAGCCGCGGTGAGCGTCTGGTGGCTCGGCATGGCTCTGCGCGGTTACAAAGTGGAAGATGACAAAGTCTGGGCACGTAAGCTGTTTGTGTTCTCAATTGTCGCCATCACCTCTCTGTCCGTGATGATGTCCGTCGACTTCATGGTGCCAGATTCACAAAACCTGCTGACTTACGTCTGGTAAGCTGGCTGAAGTGAAAACGCCGGGTTTAGCCCGGCGTTTTTTTTTGGTGCGGCGTCACCCCTTTCTTCAACAGTATATTGCCGTATTTCGCGGTCTCCCCCGTCACCACAATGGCGTACGCTTTCTGTGCCCGCGCATAAAACGCATACCGATCGATACGCGTAATCCCCTCCCCTTCCGCCTCACCGAAGAGTGCGTGGCGATAGCGCGCTTCCACCCGTATATCAAGCGTATCCCCGTCGACAGGGGCCATCATCACCAGCGGTGGCGCATAGCTGTCGAGTTCAAACAGCGGGATCACCGCCGCCAGCAAATCGCTGACGAGCAGGCCATCTGCGCGGATCACCTTTGGCCCCAGGCTGTGCGCGGGAAAGTGCGCATCTGCAAAAATAATCTCGTCACCATGGCCCATTTCTGCCAGCGTTTTCAGCAGCTCGGGTGAAATCAGTGGGGATATCGTTTTAAGCACGGGTTTGCTCCTCAGGATAGAAATAACGGTAACGATAGTGGACCCGATCGCGAGCAGCCTCAGCGCTGGCCGTTTCTCCGACGCCCCACCATCCGTATAAAGACGCCCCCAGCACGGTCGTATCAGCGTCTTCAAGCACCTTCACCGGGATCCCAAGCGCATTGGCCTTAAGCTGGTTCCACAGCCTGTTGCGGCTCCCTCCCCCCACCAGCAGGAGTTCACGCGCCTTAAACTGCGCAATCGCCTCCAGCGCCAGGAGGTTTTCTTGCAGATGCACCGTGAGTCCTTCCAGGGCTGCGCGGTAAAAATGCGCTGGCGTGGTGTTGAGCGTCACGCCCTGCCAGCCCGCGAGCGGAGAATCGAGCAGTTGGGTATTCATCGTGACGCCATCCGCGCCGTGCGGGATCGCCGCCGCCTGAGTCAGAATGGTGTCCCAGTCGGCATCAGGCGACCAGAACAGCGCGCGGATCCACTCCAGCACGCCAGACGCCAGATATTGCAGTCCCGGATTATAAAGCCCCGTCCGGCTATCCAGTTCGCAGGTTGCGCCCGGGTATTGCACCAGCGAAGCGGTATTAACCTGCGAGGTGCGCGCCATCAAAATCTCCCAGGTTCCCGACGAGAGAACCGGCTCATTAACCCCCGCACCGGCACCAAAAAGGGCGAACTGCGTGTCGTGCCCGGCGGAGATCACCGGCACGCCGCAGGGCAATCCGAGCCTGGATGCCGCGTCGGGCTGCAATTCACCCATCATTTCGCCGGGGGAAACCAGCGGCGGGAAAAGGAAATGAGGGACGCCTGTCTTGCTTAAGATCGTTTCGCTGAAGCGCCGCTGATGGAGATCGAACATCTGGCTGGTACCGGCCATCGTGAGATCGGTCGTCATCTTTCCGGTCAGGCGATGGTTGATAAGCGAGGAGATAAAAAGCCAGGCGTGAGCACGCTGTAACAGTTCGGGATGGTTGTCCTGAAGCCAACGTAACTTATACAACGTGTTAAAACTAAACTGGCCAACGCCGGTGATCTGCTGTAGCTCAGCCGGAGAGCACGAACGGGCAACCGCCTCCATCACCGGCACGGTGCGGGGGCATTTCCAGCTAATGATCGGGTAAAGCAGCGCTCCACGCTCATCCACCAGCGCGCCATCCACGCCAAAGGTCGTCACACTCATTCCGCACAGGTCATGCTCGCTCAGCACTGCGCTGATTTTCTGACAACAGACGGCAAAACGTTGCATGATGGCGTCGAGCGACCACTGGTGCCAGGCCGGATTTTCAGCGGCGCTCTCGCTTTCATTTGCCACCGCGGCGCGCGCCACAATATTCCCTTCGGGATCCAGCGCAATGGCGCGCACATTAGTCGCGCCACAATCGAGAACCAGAAAACATTTTTTCATCGCGGTCCCCACAGGCTGCCAGCCCGCCAGAGCAGGCTGGCAGGCCGGCTTAATGTTTGTATAACGGTCCGTAATTTTCACAGGCGCGGTAATCCTGCCCTTCTGGATCCATACCGTGAGCGCCCCAGGCCGTCGGCCGATAAATCAGCGCCTCCGGCACGTTATGCATGCACACAGGGATGCGCAGCATGGACGCCAGGGTGATGAAATCAGCCCCGACGTGCCCGACGGTTAATACCCCGTGGTTAGCGCCCCAGTTCGCCATCACTGAATAGACGTCGCTGAACGGGCCTTTCCCGGTCAGGCGTGGGGCAAACCAGGTGGTCGGCCAGGTTGAATCGGTGCGCTGATTCAGAATGTCATGCACCTGTTCCGGCAACTCAACGCTCCAGCCTTCCGCTATCTGTAATACCGGCCCCACACCCTTGATGAGGTTTACGCGGGTCATGGTAAATGGCACGCCACCCCGGGTGAGGAAGTTTGATGAGAAACCGCCCCCGCGGAAGTATTCATGCACCGCCGGACACCAGTGGGTTGCGGCCAGGCACGCGCTGGCTTCCTGCTCAGTAATGTCCCAGTGCGGTTTCAGGGTCGGTTTTCCCTCTGCGTCTTTCTGCTCCGCGGTACCGTCCAGCGCCGCAGAGCCGGAGTTGATCAGATGAATAATGCCGTGTTCAGCCCGTCCAGTGAGCTTCTGGCCGGTCACACGCTCCACCGACTCCGGCGACCAGTAGGTGCGTACATCAGCAAATATCTGCGCGGTACCGGTCATCAGGTGCCCAAACAGCATCGCTACCCCGTTCAGGCTGTCATTTTCCGTCGCCACCACGAACGGCTGGCGAATTCCGTTCCAGTCGAAGGAGCTGTTCAGCAGCGCTTCTGCGGTATCGCCATTCGGATAGTGATCCGTCCAGTGGCGCTGCCCCTGGAAGCCGGACGCAATGGCGTTATAGCCCAGCGATTCCTCCACGCGGCCCATCGCAGCAAGTTTGGGGTTGCCCTGCATCATGTCGCGAATGCACATCGCCATCAGCAGGCTTTCCCGCAAAATCGCGGCATTTTCCTGTTCATTGCGGCGATACTGCGCCGCGTTTTTATCCTCGCCGAAACGGAAATGTGCTTGCGCCCAGTCCAGGGCCAGCTCAAGTTCTTGTTCGTCGTAAATCTTATGATCGATGCGGCGGCGCAGTTCGGTCATATCCACCGCCTGCACCTTCATCCCCAGCCAGGATTCAAAGAAGTTGTGATCGACAATCGAGCCAGCGATCCCCATCGAGACGCCGCCCACCGACAGATAACTTTTCCCCTTCATGCTGGCGACCGCCAGGCCCGCCCGGGCAAAGCGCAACAGTTTTTCCTCAACGTCTGCCGGGATGGCCTCATCGCCCGCATCCTGTACATCGTGGCCGTAAATGGAAAACGCCGGGATCCCTTTCTGATTATGCGCCGCCAGCGCCGCCGCAAGGTATACCGCCCCCGGACGCTCGGTGCCGTTAAAGCCCCAGATCGCTTTCGGGCGCAGCGGATCCATATCTATGGTTTCACTCCCGTAACACCAGCAGGGGGTGACGGTGATCGTCAGACCCACGTGGCACGTGCTGAACTTCTCTTCACACGCGGCAGACTCCGCCATTCCGGCAATACAGCTATCAGCAATCACGCACTCGACGGGCGTACCGCAGGGGTGGCGTAATTTTTCACTGAGTAGCGCCGCCGTGGCTTTCGCCATGTTCATGGTCTGCTCTTCCAGAGACTCGCGTACCCCCATTCGGCGGCCATCAATAACAGGTCGAATGCCAATCCGGGGTAACGCTTTTATCGTTTTCATAGCCCTTCCTCACGTTGGTTAACCTATCCGTCTCAGGGGGCATCGCCGTGAAAAAGCGCCCGGGCAGCACCGTGAACGGAAAGCGGTGAAATTTGCTAACTCGAATTAGCTTAGGGTTCACTCTAAAAATGAGACAAGGTAAATGTGCAGGATCTGTGAGCAAATTCACGATGAGAGGTCAAAATTCGATCAGCGTCAGGTATTACGATTCAGCAAAATTAAAATATATTTTTTAAATTCAATCAAATAACAAAATACCTTTGCACGACGTCACAATTTGAATACAAATGATTTGGCTAAATTATGACCCTAAAATAGCTTTTAAGGACGAAAGCTAAGTCGAGTTAGCTTATTAACCACATCACTGTGCCTTGTGATTCATTGCCTTTCCAACACAGGAATTTTGCAATGTCAGAGACTCTTATTCAGATGACGCGCATCACCAAACGCTTTCCCGGCGTGCTGGCGCTGAATCAGGTTGATTTCGATTTACGCCGCGGCGAAGTTCATGCCCTGTTAGGTGAAAATGGTGCCGGAAAATCGACGCTAATGAAAATATTGTCCGGTGTTTACCAGCCCGATGCCGGTGAAATTCGCTTTGAAGGGCAATCCATATCATTCAGCGATCCGCTAAGTGCTCAGCACGCAGGTATTACGATTATCCATCAGGAATTTAATCTCTTTCCCGATTTAACCGTGGAAGAAAATATCTTTATTGGCCGTGAGTTCTGCAAAAATAGTCGCTGGCAGTTAGATAAACGCGCCCAGCGACAGGCAGTTGAGAAAATACTGCACACGCTGAATTTAAAAATCGCCCCTGACACCCGCGTCAGTGAATTAACCGTAGCCCAGCAGCAGATGGTGGAAATTGCCAAAGCGATTTCGGTTAATGCCAAAGTGCTGATCATGGATGAACCCACAGCCGCCCTGACTGAAAGTGAAATTGAGAGTCTGTTTGACGTCACGCGGATGCTCAAGGCTCAGGGCACGGGGATTGTCTATATTTCGCACCGTCTGGAAGAGCTGGCGCTGATCGCCGATCGCGCCACCGTCATGCGCGACGGACAATACATCGCCACCGTGGATTACGAAACGGTCCAGATTGGCGAGCTTATCGCCATGATGGTTGGCCGCAATCTCGATAACATCTACCCAAAACGCCCGCCGCCTCAGCGTAGAGAAAAAGTGCTGGAGGTGAACGGCCTGTCGCGTAACGGCGTACTGCATGACATCACCTTCACCCTCTGGCGCGGTGAGATCCTCGGCCTCGCTGGCTTAATGGGCTCAGGCCGAACGGAACTGGGCCGTGCCCTGTTCGGTGCCGATGCGATCGACGGCGGTACCCTGACGCTGAACGGTATCCCCACCCGAATTAAAGACGTGGCTGACGCCATTGAAAAAGGCATCAGCTATTTAACAGAAGACCGCAAAAAAGAGGGACTCGCCCTCGGCCTTTCCGTTGAGATGAACATTATGCTCGGCAATTATCCGGACTACGCCGGTGCCGCGGGTCATGTCAACGAAAAACGCTGCCGGGAGGCCAGCCAGAAACTGGTGGATGCACTGCGAATAAAAACGCCGCATCTGGAACAGGCGGCACTGAATTTAAGCGGCGGTAATCAACAGAAGATCATTATTGCCCGCTGGGTCTGTAAAGACACCGATATTTTAATTTTTGATGAGCCAACCCGGGGAATTGATGTCGGCGCCAGGCGGGAAATTTATGAATTAATGAACCGCCTTGTCGCGAAAGGTAAATCGATCATCATGATTTCATCCGAACTGCCGGAAGTATTAGGAATGTGCGACCGCATACTCGTGATGCGCAGCGGCCGCATAGCCGGTGAAATAGAGGCTGAGCACGCCACCCAGGAAAAAATCATGCAATACGCCACGCTGGAGGATTAATCATGCCCGTTACCGTTCCATCGCCGCAAAGCGGAAACCCTACGATGAAAATAAATAAAGCGCTCCTGATGCGTCTGGCGCCCCTTTTAAGTCTGGTGCTGCTGGTTCTGTTTTTCAGCTTCAGCTCACCGTTCTTCTTTAATACTGAAAATATCATGACTATCGCCCTGCAAACGGCGGTGATTGGCATCATGGCCATTGGCGTGACCTTTGTGATTATTACCGCCGGGATCGACCTGTCACTCGGATCGGTGGTGGCGTTCTCCGGTGTTGCCGTTGGCATAACCGCCGGGTTTGGTATGCCGCTGCCGGTCTGTATTCTGGCGGGCGTGCTGGCCGGTGGCGTATGCGGGTATGTGAACGCCTTTCTGGTCACCAAAATGACCATTCCACCGTTTATTGCCACCCTCGGCCTGATGATGTCGGTACGCGGCATCAATATGGTGATGACCGATGGCCGCGCGATCTATTTTTCTGACTACCCACAGTTCAAGCTGCTGGCGCAGGGTCGCCTGTTCGACATTCTGCCTTATCCGGTGTTCTACCTGGTCATCGTGGCGCTGATCGCCATGTGGATCCTGAAGAAAACGGTGATGGGCCGCTATATCTACGCAGTCGGCAGCAATGAAACGGCGGCACATCTTTCCGGGATCAACGTCCAGCGCGTGAAAATTTTCGTTTACGCCTTCTGCGGTCTGTTAACCGGCGTGGCCGGGGTGATCCTCGCCTCTCGTCTCAACTCCGGCCAGCCAACCGTAGGCGTGGGTTATGAGCTGGAAGCTATTGCGGCGGTCGTGATCGGCGGGACCAGTCTGATGGGCGGCGTGGGCACCATTGGCGGCACCATCATAGGCGCGTTCATTATGAGCGTGCTGAAGAACGGCCTCAATCTCATGGGCGTGTCCCAGTTCTGGCAGATGGTGGCAATGGGCGTGGTCGTCGTTGCCGCCGTCTACCTGGACACGTTACGTAAAAGAATGCGTTAGGTTCTCGATACAACAAGCCCTGCCAACCCTACAACGGAGCAAAATAATGAAAACCAGCCATATCCTGAGCGCCCTGTCGCTCGTTGCCATCCTGTCCAGCAGCGCGCTGGCCAAAGATTTAAACCTGCCGGTGGTCAGTAAAGGTTACCAGCACGAATTCTGGCAGACGGTCAAAATGGGGACGGAAGCTGCCGCAAAAGAGTTAGGTGATAAAACCAGCTACGTTGGCCCTGCCGATGAAACGCAAATCGCCGAGCAGATCCAGCTAGTCGAAAACACCATGGCACAAAAGCCAAACGGCCTGTTGCTGGCTGCCCTTGATGCAAACGCCCTTGCCCCGCTGGTGGAAACCGCCAACAGCCGGGGGATCAAAGTGGTGACCTTCGACTCAGGCGTGAACTCCGATATCCCGGCCAGCTTTGTCGCCACCAATAACCGTAAGGCGGGCGCACAGGCGGCGGATGCGCTGGCGGAGCAGGTTGGCCAGAAGGGGAAAGT is a window of Enterobacter hormaechei ATCC 49162 DNA encoding:
- the fucI gene encoding L-fucose isomerase: MKTIKALPRIGIRPVIDGRRMGVRESLEEQTMNMAKATAALLSEKLRHPCGTPVECVIADSCIAGMAESAACEEKFSTCHVGLTITVTPCWCYGSETIDMDPLRPKAIWGFNGTERPGAVYLAAALAAHNQKGIPAFSIYGHDVQDAGDEAIPADVEEKLLRFARAGLAVASMKGKSYLSVGGVSMGIAGSIVDHNFFESWLGMKVQAVDMTELRRRIDHKIYDEQELELALDWAQAHFRFGEDKNAAQYRRNEQENAAILRESLLMAMCIRDMMQGNPKLAAMGRVEESLGYNAIASGFQGQRHWTDHYPNGDTAEALLNSSFDWNGIRQPFVVATENDSLNGVAMLFGHLMTGTAQIFADVRTYWSPESVERVTGQKLTGRAEHGIIHLINSGSAALDGTAEQKDAEGKPTLKPHWDITEQEASACLAATHWCPAVHEYFRGGGFSSNFLTRGGVPFTMTRVNLIKGVGPVLQIAEGWSVELPEQVHDILNQRTDSTWPTTWFAPRLTGKGPFSDVYSVMANWGANHGVLTVGHVGADFITLASMLRIPVCMHNVPEALIYRPTAWGAHGMDPEGQDYRACENYGPLYKH
- a CDS encoding sugar ABC transporter ATP-binding protein — its product is MSETLIQMTRITKRFPGVLALNQVDFDLRRGEVHALLGENGAGKSTLMKILSGVYQPDAGEIRFEGQSISFSDPLSAQHAGITIIHQEFNLFPDLTVEENIFIGREFCKNSRWQLDKRAQRQAVEKILHTLNLKIAPDTRVSELTVAQQQMVEIAKAISVNAKVLIMDEPTAALTESEIESLFDVTRMLKAQGTGIVYISHRLEELALIADRATVMRDGQYIATVDYETVQIGELIAMMVGRNLDNIYPKRPPPQRREKVLEVNGLSRNGVLHDITFTLWRGEILGLAGLMGSGRTELGRALFGADAIDGGTLTLNGIPTRIKDVADAIEKGISYLTEDRKKEGLALGLSVEMNIMLGNYPDYAGAAGHVNEKRCREASQKLVDALRIKTPHLEQAALNLSGGNQQKIIIARWVCKDTDILIFDEPTRGIDVGARREIYELMNRLVAKGKSIIMISSELPEVLGMCDRILVMRSGRIAGEIEAEHATQEKIMQYATLED
- a CDS encoding ABC transporter permease — its product is MPVTVPSPQSGNPTMKINKALLMRLAPLLSLVLLVLFFSFSSPFFFNTENIMTIALQTAVIGIMAIGVTFVIITAGIDLSLGSVVAFSGVAVGITAGFGMPLPVCILAGVLAGGVCGYVNAFLVTKMTIPPFIATLGLMMSVRGINMVMTDGRAIYFSDYPQFKLLAQGRLFDILPYPVFYLVIVALIAMWILKKTVMGRYIYAVGSNETAAHLSGINVQRVKIFVYAFCGLLTGVAGVILASRLNSGQPTVGVGYELEAIAAVVIGGTSLMGGVGTIGGTIIGAFIMSVLKNGLNLMGVSQFWQMVAMGVVVVAAVYLDTLRKRMR